One Candidatus Omnitrophota bacterium DNA segment encodes these proteins:
- a CDS encoding sulfurtransferase TusA family protein gives MIKGYELPLGLDAEIDSLEELIRKHRLGEVSATELKAHRVPFGVYEQRQTDTYMVRIRCAGGFITPVQLEGVSAIALRYGIGDVHVTSRQELQIHYVKLDDIIAIMRRLKEIGLSTRGGGGNTVRNIACAVDAGIDPQEIFDVSVYVSALTTRLIAESDSWNLPRKFKIAFSGSAEDEGYATISDVGFIAKIKDGRKGFRVYAAGGLGAKSAEGKLLLDFIDAEEVYPVTKALKNVFFKYGNRRNKHAARLRSLWQNLGEEEFRKRFSEEYAIINAQGVTPLLIEDQVQVVAPTAGGQKISFDQEDFLVWKTRFVKPQKQEGLYSVLIPIELGFISCDSVAGLARFLKPFGSDVLRMTKDQNFLVRNIPSDYLFDLFIFLKNTISQLNQPALYARILSCTGASTCQLGICFSRQAARALMDELKNSNLNLDKIGDIKINFSGCPNSCGHHPVADLGFSGKALRNLDGLYPAYSVFAGAIINDGQTKLAEYIGEIPAKALILLVKDFLSAFISKAESFTNFREYIRESGKVDLKEIILRYSKVPGFGEDKKYYFDWGADTIFSLAERKAGECSAGFFDLLEMDLNNIRNTQAALAKDTLDVGQKEKLLGELVFYASRALLITRGLDAKNHKESYEGFLSHFIGTGLVDESFRDIITDAQRGDTDKILAKQAQVLELAKAVQALYETMDNSFNFKKPVVMPEASKKEVAITIVKDFRGVTCPLNFVKTKIELAKLKTGDLLEIWLDDGAPIENVPGSVKAEGHKVLGQKRIDNYWAVTIEKK, from the coding sequence ATGATAAAAGGGTATGAGTTACCTCTTGGGTTAGATGCGGAGATCGATTCACTTGAGGAATTGATTCGTAAGCATAGATTAGGTGAGGTTTCGGCAACTGAACTTAAGGCTCACCGTGTTCCGTTTGGTGTATACGAACAGCGGCAAACTGATACCTATATGGTGCGTATCAGGTGTGCTGGAGGATTTATTACGCCTGTACAACTAGAAGGGGTTAGTGCTATTGCTTTGCGATACGGCATAGGAGATGTACATGTTACTTCTCGTCAGGAATTACAGATTCATTATGTAAAACTTGATGATATTATTGCTATTATGCGGCGCCTTAAAGAAATTGGATTATCAACTCGCGGTGGAGGTGGTAATACAGTTCGTAATATAGCCTGTGCAGTGGACGCGGGAATTGACCCTCAGGAAATATTTGATGTTTCTGTATATGTAAGCGCTTTGACTACGAGATTGATTGCTGAAAGTGATTCCTGGAATTTACCCCGAAAATTTAAGATTGCTTTTTCCGGCTCAGCAGAAGATGAGGGGTATGCTACTATTTCTGATGTTGGTTTTATTGCAAAAATAAAAGATGGAAGAAAAGGGTTTAGGGTTTATGCGGCAGGTGGATTAGGCGCTAAATCAGCAGAAGGAAAATTATTGCTAGATTTTATCGATGCGGAGGAAGTTTATCCGGTAACTAAGGCATTGAAAAACGTTTTTTTTAAATACGGAAACCGCAGGAATAAACACGCCGCACGTTTGCGTTCTTTATGGCAAAACTTAGGTGAGGAAGAGTTTAGAAAACGTTTTTCTGAAGAGTATGCGATAATCAATGCGCAAGGAGTAACCCCGTTACTTATCGAAGACCAAGTACAAGTAGTGGCTCCTACGGCTGGCGGCCAAAAGATATCTTTTGACCAGGAGGATTTTTTAGTATGGAAAACACGTTTTGTTAAACCGCAAAAACAAGAAGGTTTGTATTCGGTATTAATTCCAATAGAGCTTGGTTTTATTTCCTGCGACAGCGTGGCTGGGCTGGCAAGGTTTTTAAAGCCTTTTGGCAGTGATGTGTTGCGTATGACAAAAGACCAGAATTTTCTGGTTAGGAATATCCCGTCAGATTATCTATTCGATCTCTTTATTTTTCTTAAAAATACTATCAGCCAACTAAATCAACCGGCACTTTACGCAAGAATTCTTTCTTGCACCGGGGCTTCAACTTGTCAGCTTGGTATTTGTTTTTCCCGCCAAGCTGCGCGGGCCTTGATGGATGAGCTTAAAAATAGTAATTTGAATCTGGATAAAATTGGAGATATTAAGATTAATTTTTCCGGATGCCCTAATTCTTGCGGCCACCATCCGGTAGCTGATTTGGGTTTTTCCGGAAAGGCTTTAAGAAATCTTGATGGACTGTATCCGGCATATAGTGTATTTGCCGGAGCAATTATTAATGACGGGCAAACTAAACTTGCAGAATATATCGGTGAAATTCCTGCTAAAGCTTTAATTTTATTGGTAAAGGATTTTCTAAGTGCCTTTATATCCAAAGCAGAAAGTTTTACGAACTTTCGTGAATATATTCGCGAAAGCGGAAAGGTGGATTTAAAGGAAATTATTTTGCGTTATTCTAAGGTACCTGGTTTTGGCGAAGACAAAAAATATTATTTTGACTGGGGAGCGGATACCATTTTTTCTTTGGCTGAACGCAAGGCGGGTGAATGCTCTGCTGGATTCTTTGATCTACTTGAAATGGATTTAAATAACATAAGAAATACTCAAGCTGCATTGGCAAAAGATACACTGGATGTTGGTCAAAAAGAGAAATTACTGGGTGAGCTTGTATTTTATGCAAGCCGTGCGCTTTTGATTACCCGCGGGCTTGACGCAAAAAACCACAAGGAGTCATATGAAGGATTTCTTAGTCATTTTATAGGAACGGGGCTTGTTGATGAGTCATTCCGCGATATTATTACGGACGCTCAGCGTGGTGATACTGATAAGATTTTAGCAAAGCAAGCCCAGGTGCTCGAATTGGCTAAGGCTGTACAGGCGCTATATGAAACTATGGATAATAGTTTTAATTTTAAAAAACCTGTTGTTATGCCAGAAGCTAGTAAAAAGGAAGTAGCCATAACCATAGTCAAAGACTTTCGGGGAGTTACTTGTCCGCTTAATTTTGTAAAGACTAAAATCGAACTTGCTAAATTAAAAACAGGAGATCTTCTGGAAATATGGCTTGATGATGGAGCTCCTATTGAGAATGTTCCTGGTTCAGTTAAAGCTGAGGGGCATAAGGTGCTTGGGCAGAAACGTATAGATAATTATTGGGCAGTGACTATTGAGAAGAAATAG
- a CDS encoding O-acetylhomoserine aminocarboxypropyltransferase/cysteine synthase, whose protein sequence is MTKIDSKLKVESLALHGGQEADPVTGSRAVPIYQTTSYQFKDTVHAANLFGLKEFGNIYTRLMNPTSDVFEKRMALLDGGVGALAVSSGQSAITLALLNITQAGDEIISADNLYGGTYNLFHYTFSRLGIKVNFVKSNDLNAIQKAVTSKTKAIYAESIGNPKLDVADLEGISKLAHKNGIPFVLDNTVSPYLLRPIDYGVDIVVYSATKFIGGHGTSLGGIIVDSGKFDWANGKFPLIALPEPSYHGINFVEALKPLGNIAYIIKARVTLLRDLGMAVSPFNSFLFLQGLETLHLRMPRHSENALAVARYLKKHPKVSWVNYPGLDDSPEKERAKKYFPKGQGAILGFGIKGGLEAGKKFIDSLELISHLANVGDAKSLAIHPATTTHQQLSAQEQLSTGVTADFVRLSIGIEHIDDIISDIEQSLAKVK, encoded by the coding sequence ATGACTAAAATTGATTCAAAACTAAAAGTTGAATCTTTAGCTTTGCATGGAGGACAGGAAGCAGATCCTGTAACAGGATCACGTGCGGTACCTATTTATCAGACAACTTCGTATCAATTTAAGGATACTGTTCATGCTGCCAATCTTTTTGGTTTAAAGGAATTCGGTAATATCTATACCCGTTTAATGAATCCGACTTCTGATGTATTCGAGAAGAGGATGGCTCTATTGGATGGCGGTGTTGGGGCTTTGGCTGTTTCTAGCGGCCAGTCGGCGATCACGCTGGCTTTGCTTAATATTACCCAAGCCGGGGATGAAATTATATCTGCGGATAATTTATACGGTGGTACGTATAATCTTTTTCATTATACTTTTTCACGTTTAGGAATTAAAGTTAATTTCGTCAAATCAAATGACCTCAATGCTATACAGAAGGCAGTTACTTCTAAAACTAAAGCAATATATGCAGAGTCAATCGGAAATCCTAAACTTGATGTCGCTGATTTAGAAGGTATTTCCAAGCTAGCGCATAAAAATGGCATACCTTTTGTGCTTGATAACACAGTATCTCCATATTTGCTTAGGCCGATTGATTATGGCGTAGATATTGTGGTTTACTCAGCGACTAAATTTATCGGCGGCCATGGCACAAGTTTAGGCGGGATAATTGTGGATTCCGGAAAATTTGACTGGGCTAATGGGAAATTTCCTCTAATAGCCCTACCTGAACCAAGTTATCACGGGATTAATTTTGTTGAGGCGTTAAAGCCCTTAGGTAATATCGCTTACATTATTAAAGCCAGAGTTACTCTTTTGCGTGATTTAGGGATGGCAGTATCGCCTTTTAATTCTTTCTTGTTTTTGCAGGGGCTTGAGACGTTACATTTGAGAATGCCCAGGCATTCTGAGAATGCTTTGGCTGTAGCAAGATATTTAAAGAAGCATCCTAAAGTGTCCTGGGTAAATTATCCGGGCTTAGATGATAGCCCTGAAAAAGAGAGGGCTAAAAAATATTTTCCAAAAGGCCAGGGAGCAATATTGGGTTTTGGGATTAAAGGTGGTTTAGAAGCCGGGAAGAAATTTATTGATTCTTTGGAATTAATTTCACATCTTGCTAATGTTGGAGATGCCAAAAGCCTGGCAATACATCCGGCAACCACAACGCATCAGCAGTTATCCGCTCAAGAGCAGCTTTCAACAGGGGTAACTGCGGATTTTGTTCGTTTATCGATTGGTATTGAGCATATTGATGATATTATTTCAGATATTGAACAATCTTTAGCAAAAGTAAAATAA
- the cysK gene encoding cysteine synthase A — protein sequence MGKIFSDITKTVGNTPLVKLNHISEGLEATILVKLESFNPLSSVKDRIGVAMIEDAQKREVLKKDTTIIEPTSGNTGVALAFVAAAKGYKLILTMPDTMSIERRQLLAIFGVKLVLTPGSEGMKGAVKKAEELAKEIPNSIILQQFNNPANPQVHRKTTAEEIWNDTDGKIDILICGVGTGGTITGVAEVIKKRKPSFKAIAVEPDASPVLSGGTPGLHKIQGIGAGFIPQVLNRAIIDEVIRVTNDNSGEVARQLAKTEGILAGISSGAAVWAALEVAKRKENKGKIIVVILPDTGERYLSTWLFQDVKV from the coding sequence ATGGGAAAAATATTTTCTGATATTACTAAGACAGTTGGTAATACTCCATTAGTTAAGCTTAACCATATTAGCGAAGGTTTAGAGGCGACTATATTAGTAAAGCTAGAATCTTTTAATCCGCTCTCAAGCGTAAAAGACAGGATTGGGGTAGCGATGATCGAAGATGCACAAAAGAGAGAGGTGCTTAAGAAAGATACTACGATTATTGAGCCTACTAGTGGTAATACCGGAGTTGCTCTAGCATTTGTTGCCGCCGCAAAAGGATATAAATTAATTCTGACTATGCCTGATACCATGAGTATTGAGCGAAGACAGTTGTTAGCGATTTTTGGCGTTAAGTTAGTTTTAACTCCTGGCTCAGAAGGGATGAAGGGAGCAGTAAAAAAAGCGGAGGAATTGGCTAAAGAAATTCCCAATTCCATTATTTTACAACAGTTTAATAATCCGGCAAATCCTCAGGTTCATCGTAAAACCACTGCTGAAGAAATATGGAATGATACTGACGGCAAAATTGATATTTTAATATGCGGAGTCGGCACAGGTGGCACAATTACTGGCGTAGCTGAAGTAATTAAAAAAAGAAAACCGAGTTTTAAAGCAATTGCAGTTGAACCTGATGCGTCGCCGGTTTTATCCGGAGGAACTCCGGGGTTACATAAGATTCAGGGGATTGGCGCAGGATTTATACCGCAAGTCCTAAACCGTGCTATTATTGATGAGGTTATTCGGGTAACTAACGATAATTCTGGTGAAGTTGCACGGCAACTTGCTAAAACCGAAGGAATCCTTGCTGGGATTTCAAGCGGCGCGGCTGTCTGGGCGGCATTAGAAGTAGCTAAACGTAAAGAAAATAAAGGCAAGATTATCGTAGTCATTCTTCCGGATACAGGAGAACGATACCTAAGTACTTGGCTTTTTCAGGATGTAAAAGTATGA
- a CDS encoding homoserine O-acetyltransferase codes for MIRENKIVQNNSVGNVETQSFTFDSLKLESGEKFGPVTLAYETYGVLNKDKSNAVLVVHALSGDAHAAGVYEKEDTCGWWDAFIGPQKAVDTDKYFVICSNILGGCKGSTGPSSINPKTGKPYALDFPIISINDMVGAQKRLIEHLGIEKLLSVIGGSMGGQQVLSWLVNYPDNICSAIPIATTIKHSPQQIAFNEVGRQSIMADAHWKSGNYYDGPVPSKGLAVARMIGHITYMSDKSMAEKFGRQKKENGHPFKFTADFEVEGYLHYRGDNFVKRFDANSYLYITKAMDNFDASGGARFEDVLRQNKSKVMVISFKSDWLYPAYQSKEIVKACKLAGVATTYCEIDSTYGHDAFLLEVQEESHLIRHFLKKVFYAYEVTGEYGF; via the coding sequence ATGATCAGAGAAAATAAAATAGTTCAAAATAATTCAGTAGGTAATGTAGAAACTCAAAGTTTTACTTTTGATTCGTTAAAGCTTGAGAGTGGAGAGAAATTTGGGCCTGTTACTTTGGCTTATGAGACTTACGGTGTTTTGAATAAAGATAAGAGTAATGCTGTCCTTGTTGTGCATGCTCTTTCAGGAGATGCTCATGCTGCAGGGGTGTATGAAAAGGAAGATACTTGCGGATGGTGGGATGCTTTTATTGGCCCACAGAAAGCAGTAGATACGGATAAATATTTTGTTATTTGTTCTAATATATTGGGAGGATGTAAAGGATCTACAGGGCCTTCAAGCATAAATCCTAAAACCGGCAAGCCTTATGCTTTGGATTTTCCGATAATCAGTATTAATGATATGGTTGGCGCTCAGAAGCGCTTAATTGAGCATCTAGGAATAGAGAAATTACTTTCCGTGATTGGGGGTTCAATGGGCGGCCAGCAGGTTTTATCCTGGTTGGTTAATTATCCTGATAATATATGCAGTGCAATTCCTATTGCCACAACCATTAAACATTCTCCGCAGCAGATTGCCTTTAATGAAGTAGGCAGGCAGTCAATTATGGCTGACGCGCATTGGAAATCCGGTAACTATTATGACGGTCCGGTCCCTTCAAAGGGTTTGGCAGTGGCCAGGATGATTGGACATATTACTTATATGAGTGATAAGTCAATGGCTGAAAAATTCGGTAGACAGAAAAAAGAAAACGGCCATCCTTTTAAATTTACCGCCGATTTTGAAGTAGAAGGCTACCTGCATTATCGCGGTGATAATTTTGTGAAACGTTTCGATGCCAATTCTTATCTCTACATTACCAAGGCAATGGATAATTTTGATGCATCAGGCGGCGCTCGTTTTGAGGATGTTTTGCGCCAGAACAAATCGAAAGTCATGGTTATTTCTTTTAAGTCCGACTGGCTATATCCGGCCTACCAATCAAAGGAGATCGTTAAAGCCTGCAAGCTTGCTGGTGTTGCTACTACCTATTGTGAAATTGATTCAACATATGGGCATGATGCTTTTCTCTTGGAAGTTCAAGAGGAATCGCATTTAATCAGGCATTTCCTTAAAAAAGTATTTTATGCTTATGAGGTGACCGGTGAATATGGCTTCTAA
- the metW gene encoding methionine biosynthesis protein MetW, with amino-acid sequence MASKVIQLDHEVILNLIQPQSTVLDLGCGTGDLLYLLIKEKKIRGQGIEIDEQAIYKCVAKGLNVFHGDIDSGLAEFSDKSFDYVVLNQSMQQIIHVDKVLADALRVGKKVIVGFPNFAYYKSRLQMFFQGRAPVTEGLPYQWYETPNLHFLSIIDFRNYCRSKDINVEESIAIGENKRIPFFSNLFAQTGIFLISK; translated from the coding sequence ATGGCTTCTAAGGTTATTCAATTGGATCATGAAGTTATATTGAATTTAATTCAACCGCAGTCTACGGTTCTAGATTTAGGCTGTGGAACCGGAGATCTTTTGTATCTTTTGATTAAAGAGAAAAAAATCCGCGGACAAGGGATTGAAATCGATGAGCAAGCAATCTACAAGTGCGTGGCTAAGGGGCTGAATGTTTTTCATGGCGATATCGACAGCGGCCTTGCAGAATTTAGCGATAAGTCCTTTGATTATGTGGTGCTTAACCAAAGTATGCAGCAAATTATTCATGTGGATAAAGTTCTCGCTGATGCTTTGCGGGTAGGGAAGAAAGTGATTGTTGGTTTCCCCAATTTTGCCTATTACAAATCAAGGCTGCAAATGTTTTTTCAGGGCCGGGCGCCTGTAACCGAAGGTTTACCTTATCAATGGTATGAGACGCCGAACCTTCATTTTTTAAGCATAATCGATTTTAGAAATTATTGCCGTTCCAAGGATATTAATGTTGAGGAAAGTATTGCTATTGGGGAAAACAAAAGGATTCCTTTTTTTTCTAATTTGTTTGCACAAACGGGAATATTTTTGATTTCTAAATAG
- a CDS encoding 4-oxalocrotonate tautomerase family protein — MPYINLKLVGKLTQDQKEKIAKEFSDTLLKVAGKPKEATYLVIDEVSGENWAKGEKFLDNGIV, encoded by the coding sequence ATGCCTTATATTAACTTGAAATTAGTTGGTAAACTTACGCAAGATCAAAAAGAAAAAATTGCCAAAGAATTCTCAGATACACTTTTAAAAGTTGCTGGAAAACCCAAGGAGGCTACCTATTTAGTTATTGATGAGGTGAGTGGCGAGAATTGGGCAAAAGGAGAGAAATTTTTGGATAATGGGATTGTTTGA
- the thiS gene encoding sulfur carrier protein ThiS has product MFITINGKSEEIGIRSSINELILAKGLRPEHVVVEHNLRIVPKLEWQDTFLEENDSIEIISFVGGG; this is encoded by the coding sequence ATGTTTATAACTATAAATGGTAAATCTGAAGAAATAGGAATAAGATCAAGTATTAACGAGCTTATTTTAGCAAAAGGTTTACGTCCAGAACATGTAGTTGTCGAGCATAACCTACGTATAGTACCTAAGCTAGAATGGCAGGATACTTTCTTAGAGGAGAACGATTCCATTGAGATTATAAGTTTTGTCGGGGGTGGGTAA
- a CDS encoding thiazole synthase codes for MEDILEIAGKKISNRLFIGTGKFASLSLMKQALEAAKAEVATVALRRVDSGSKTENIMDYIPESCLTMINTSGARDAEEAVRIGRLAKESGAGNWIKLEVIRDNKYLLPDNIETLKAVEILVKEGFAVFPYMSPDLSVARRMVDAGASAIMPLGSPIGSNRGVRTRELIEIMINEIDLPVIVDAGLGKPSEACECMELGCAAVLINTAIAVSQDPVKMAGAFSRAVFAGRLAYLAGIPAIGKASASSPLTGFLRESKNSQ; via the coding sequence ATGGAAGATATATTGGAGATAGCAGGTAAAAAAATAAGCAACAGGCTTTTTATCGGAACAGGAAAATTCGCCAGCTTATCGTTAATGAAACAAGCTTTGGAAGCGGCCAAAGCAGAGGTGGCAACAGTTGCCTTAAGAAGAGTAGATAGCGGTTCAAAAACAGAAAATATTATGGATTATATCCCAGAATCATGCCTGACGATGATAAATACCTCAGGTGCCAGAGATGCAGAGGAGGCGGTGCGTATTGGCCGCCTTGCCAAAGAAAGCGGGGCAGGAAATTGGATTAAGCTAGAAGTTATCCGTGATAATAAGTATCTGCTTCCTGATAACATAGAAACATTGAAGGCAGTAGAAATTTTGGTCAAGGAAGGTTTTGCGGTTTTTCCTTATATGAGCCCTGATTTATCGGTAGCCAGAAGAATGGTTGATGCAGGGGCCAGCGCAATTATGCCTTTAGGTTCTCCGATTGGGAGTAATCGGGGAGTGAGAACCCGCGAACTTATCGAGATTATGATTAATGAGATTGATCTGCCGGTTATAGTCGATGCTGGCCTGGGAAAGCCATCAGAGGCTTGCGAGTGTATGGAGTTAGGGTGCGCTGCGGTATTGATTAATACTGCTATTGCGGTCTCACAAGACCCGGTGAAAATGGCTGGAGCATTTAGTAGGGCAGTTTTTGCAGGCAGGCTTGCTTATTTAGCGGGCATACCAGCAATAGGGAAAGCCAGCGCCTCAAGCCCTTTGACCGGGTTTTTAAGAGAAAGTAAAAATTCACAATGA
- the thiH gene encoding 2-iminoacetate synthase ThiH, with translation MSFYEIYSRNKELNLKNIFISISPASIEKSLDRNKLDAEQFLGLLSPQAENNLEVMAQRAHEVTKNYFGNTMQLYTPMYLSNYCDNSCLYCGFKSNNNIKRRKLNLEEVEKEAQFISSSGLKHILILTGESVAMSPISYIQDCVRILKKYFTSISIEVYPLSLDEYAKLAAEGVDGLTIYQEVYDEDLYAKLHICGPKSDYKFRMDTPERGAKARMRSISIGALLGLGDWRREVFFLGLHARYLQDKFPDIEIGVSVPRIQPQVNDFKPVSQVTDKNIVQIILALRIFLPRLGITVSTREKASFRENILPLGVTKISAGSTTCVGGHTIYKEDDDKPSQFEIQDKRNVSDIKAMLEARGYQPVLKDWIQI, from the coding sequence ATGAGTTTTTATGAAATATATTCTCGAAATAAAGAACTAAATTTAAAGAATATTTTTATTTCAATTTCACCCGCCTCTATCGAAAAATCTTTGGATAGAAACAAGCTTGATGCAGAGCAGTTTCTAGGGCTTCTTTCTCCGCAGGCAGAAAATAATCTTGAAGTTATGGCTCAGAGAGCGCATGAGGTAACCAAAAATTATTTTGGTAATACCATGCAGCTTTATACTCCGATGTATTTATCGAATTACTGCGATAATTCTTGTCTTTATTGTGGTTTTAAATCAAACAATAATATTAAAAGAAGAAAACTTAATTTAGAAGAAGTAGAAAAGGAGGCGCAATTTATATCTTCCTCAGGATTAAAACATATTCTTATCTTAACTGGTGAATCAGTCGCTATGAGTCCAATTAGTTATATTCAGGATTGTGTTAGGATCCTGAAAAAATATTTTACGTCAATTTCTATTGAAGTTTATCCTCTATCTCTTGATGAATACGCCAAGTTAGCTGCAGAAGGCGTGGATGGTTTAACGATTTATCAGGAAGTTTATGATGAAGACCTTTATGCGAAATTACACATTTGCGGCCCAAAAAGTGATTATAAATTTAGGATGGATACCCCTGAAAGAGGAGCAAAAGCTAGAATGAGGAGTATTTCTATTGGTGCTCTGCTTGGTTTGGGAGACTGGAGGAGGGAGGTATTTTTTCTTGGCCTTCATGCTAGATATCTCCAGGATAAATTTCCAGATATTGAGATTGGAGTGTCAGTTCCCAGGATTCAGCCGCAGGTTAACGATTTTAAACCTGTTAGCCAAGTGACTGATAAGAATATTGTGCAAATAATACTGGCACTTAGGATTTTTTTGCCTCGTTTAGGGATTACGGTATCAACGCGCGAGAAGGCCTCGTTTAGGGAAAATATTTTACCTCTTGGAGTTACTAAAATTTCCGCTGGTTCCACAACCTGTGTTGGGGGCCATACTATTTATAAAGAAGATGATGATAAACCTAGCCAATTTGAGATTCAGGATAAAAGAAATGTGTCTGATATTAAGGCTATGCTTGAAGCCAGGGGTTATCAGCCTGTATTAAAGGATTGGATACAGATTTAG
- a CDS encoding metal-sensitive transcriptional regulator has protein sequence MKNPTTHNEQLIFLKKIEGQVRGIQKMIKDGRYCVDIITQIHSVIGALHKVEDEIFKKHVDGCVISALKGRSEAEKQKKVAEVVELISRFRKTA, from the coding sequence ATGAAAAATCCTACTACACATAATGAGCAGCTAATATTTTTAAAGAAGATTGAAGGACAAGTCCGCGGCATACAGAAGATGATTAAGGATGGCCGTTATTGTGTGGATATTATTACCCAGATCCATTCGGTAATCGGCGCGTTGCATAAAGTAGAGGATGAAATATTCAAAAAGCATGTTGACGGTTGTGTTATAAGCGCTTTGAAAGGAAGGTCGGAAGCTGAAAAACAGAAAAAGGTAGCCGAAGTCGTGGAATTAATCTCACGTTTTAGAAAGACGGCTTAA
- a CDS encoding TolC family protein translates to MLKRIVTIILVNIFILNYGFSFSQEELLLEPLLKEARENNPDILAAKKRWEAAQARIPQAKSPDDPILEFKFEKAPGSPFQLNKTMPEDRMLAVSQFFPFFGKLSLKGKIALVESQMFAAEYKNKELEAINQVKNAYYDLFMNYKGIELKRESLKLLESIAKVAETNYSLGDITQEEVFKIHSEIASLNNGLLNLEQEKFAKQTRLNTLLNRDPEGSFGIPDLTEEVTFKEDIKSLYQNTLLNQPGLIIFSYAIEKNKYAKSLAKRSFFPDLMAKIAERGFTTGTIGPWDLMLAFTVPLWFWTKQRYGVKEAIANFEEAEAAYKAMQNRAFSEVKDLAAKIEIAKNKIRLYKSSLIPILESSIESSIAAFGSGQGDFMMLLDAHRMLVETRMSYYQALVEYNMNLADLERKVGINLK, encoded by the coding sequence ATGTTAAAAAGAATTGTGACCATAATTTTAGTGAATATATTTATCTTAAATTATGGTTTTTCTTTTTCTCAAGAGGAGCTCTTGCTTGAGCCACTGCTAAAAGAAGCAAGGGAAAATAATCCTGATATTTTGGCGGCAAAGAAGCGTTGGGAGGCGGCGCAAGCCAGGATTCCCCAGGCAAAATCACCTGATGATCCCATATTGGAGTTTAAGTTTGAAAAGGCTCCCGGCAGCCCCTTTCAATTAAATAAAACTATGCCTGAAGATAGGATGCTCGCTGTTTCCCAATTTTTTCCTTTTTTTGGTAAATTGTCCTTAAAAGGGAAAATTGCTTTGGTTGAATCCCAAATGTTTGCCGCTGAATATAAAAATAAGGAGTTAGAAGCTATCAACCAAGTTAAGAACGCCTATTACGATTTATTTATGAATTATAAGGGAATTGAACTAAAAAGAGAAAGCCTTAAATTATTGGAAAGTATTGCTAAGGTTGCCGAAACCAACTATTCGCTGGGAGATATTACACAAGAAGAAGTTTTCAAGATACATTCAGAAATTGCCAGCCTCAATAATGGCCTCCTGAATTTGGAACAGGAAAAATTCGCAAAACAAACCAGGCTTAATACCTTATTAAATAGGGATCCGGAAGGTTCATTCGGTATACCTGATTTAACTGAAGAGGTTACTTTTAAAGAAGATATTAAGTCCTTATACCAAAATACCCTGCTTAACCAACCTGGACTTATTATTTTCTCTTATGCGATAGAAAAAAATAAATATGCCAAGTCATTGGCAAAAAGAAGCTTTTTTCCGGATTTAATGGCTAAAATCGCCGAGAGAGGTTTTACCACCGGAACCATAGGGCCTTGGGATTTGATGTTGGCATTTACCGTGCCCCTATGGTTTTGGACAAAACAGCGTTATGGAGTAAAAGAAGCAATCGCCAATTTTGAAGAGGCAGAGGCTGCCTATAAGGCAATGCAGAATAGGGCATTCAGTGAAGTCAAGGATTTGGCTGCAAAAATAGAGATTGCTAAAAACAAAATCAGGCTTTATAAATCTTCGCTTATACCTATATTAGAGAGTTCAATTGAGTCATCAATAGCTGCTTTTGGTTCCGGGCAAGGTGATTTTATGATGCTTTTAGACGCCCATCGAATGCTTGTTGAAACCAGGATGAGTTATTATCAGGCATTGGTTGAATATAATATGAACTTGGCGGATTTAGAAAGGAAAGTTGGCATAAATTTAAAATAA